TGCCCAAGATGGCGCCCACCAGGTTCTCGGGCACCGCGATCTCCACCACGTCCTTGGAGGCGTCGCCCAGCTTCTCGGCGGCCAAGATGGAGCCGGCCGCCAGCGGGGACGCCGCCGCCGCCGCTGCCGCGCCGAAGTAGCCGTTGGTGGCGGCTGCCAGGGAGCCCAGCGAGAAGGTACCCACCGCATTGCCGGGGTTGCCGCCTCCTCCGccgcctcctcctccacctcccgcCGCCGAGGCCTCGTTGGCGTAGGAGGCCAGCAGGTTGGCAGCGGCGGCGGCGGCCGGGTTGGCGCTGGCCGCCACCGCCGCCAGGACCCCGGTGGCGGTGGCCGGGTTGAGGCCCAGGCCCAGCGAGTTGGTGTTGTAGCCGTAGCTCGCCAGCGTGTTCAGGGCCGAGCTGATGGCCAGCAGGTCGTTGCCGGTGAAGCCCGAAAGGCCTCCGCCTCCTCCGCCGCCGCCTCCGCCGCCgccgcctcctcctcctcccgcgAAGCCCGCCACCCCCGCCAGGTTGGCGTGGCCCAGCAGGCCCGCCGCTGAGGCCGCCGCTgctgccgccgccgccgccgccgctggCAGCACCTCGGCGGAGTTGGCGTACGGCGAGCCGGTGGGGTTGGAGTTCGCCACCGGGCCCGAGATGTTGGCGTAGCTGATGTTGAGGCAGCTGCCGCTCTGCGGGTCCTCCTGGATCTTCTGCACGATCAGCTCGACTGCCTTGCGGTTCTGCTCGGCCTCGCCGCTCACCGTCACCACCCGCTCCTGCAGGTTGATGCCCTCGGGTTTCTGCGAGAGCTGCACCCAGGCCCCGGACTGCTCCATCACCGCCTTCACCGTCGCGCCACCTTTGCCGATGATTAGGCCCGCCGTGCTGTTGGGCACGATCAGCTTCGCCTGCAACACACAGCAAGGGCTCCAGTTAGAAATTCCCATGTGActccttccccttccccaccatcaCCAGGATCCCACAGGCCTCATCATTCCTATGGGACTCCTTCCCTTTCCCCACCATCACCAGGATCCCACAGGCCTCAGCGTTCCCATGGGACTCCTTCCCTTTCCCCACTATCACCAGGATCCCACAGGCCTCATCATTCCTATGGGACTCCTTCCCTTTCCCCACCATCACCAGGATCCCACAGGCCTCAGCGTTCCCATGGGACTCCTTCCCCTTTTCCCCATCACCAGGATTCCACAGGTCCCAGCATTCCCTTCCATTCCCTCAAAAGATGTACATTGAGGAaacaactcacccatgccgactagatatcctaaattaatcgagtcccatttgccagca
This genomic stretch from Hemiscyllium ocellatum isolate sHemOce1 chromosome 47, sHemOce1.pat.X.cur, whole genome shotgun sequence harbors:
- the LOC132836702 gene encoding RNA-binding protein Nova-1-like yields the protein MMAPMQQNGTHIDLDPPDSRKRPLEAPIDAGSTKRTNTGEEGEFFLKVLIPSYAAGSIIGKGGQTIVQLQKETSATIKLSKSKDFYPGTTERVCLIQGTVEALNAVHDFIAEKVREMPQNVGKTEPVNILQPQTNVNPDRIKQAKLIVPNSTAGLIIGKGGATVKAVMEQSGAWVQLSQKPEGINLQERVVTVSGEAEQNRKAVELIVQKIQEDPQSGSCLNISYANISGPVANSNPTGSPYANSAEVLPAAAAAAAAAAASAAGLLGHANLAGVAGFAGGGGGGGGGGGGGGGGGLSGFTGNDLLAISSALNTLASYGYNTNSLGLGLNPATATGVLAAVAASANPAAAAAANLLASYANEASAAGGGGGGGGGGGNPGNAVGTFSLGSLAAATNGYFGAAAAAAASPLAAGSILAAEKLGDASKDVVEIAVPENLVGAILGKGGKTLVEYQELTGARIQISKKGEFIPGTRNRKVTITGTAAATQAAQYLISQRITYEQGVRAANLQKVG